In Acidobacteriota bacterium, the following proteins share a genomic window:
- the galE gene encoding UDP-glucose 4-epimerase GalE, which yields MKVLVSGGAGYIGGFVARSLEERGHGVVVLDDFSTGHRGALGGWPLVELRCGETEAVAAAMKARGIEAVVHLSALSLVGESVRDPGRYWRENVGQAAGLLDACRRAGVERFVLSSTAAVYGEPEQVPIVEEHPLRPTNPYGATKVAIEQMLAHFQDAAGLGWVSLRYFNAAGAAPDGSLGEDHAPETHLLPLAFAAAQGTRGPLTIFGDDWPTPDGTCLRDYVHVVDLAAAHVLALEWLEAHPRRSLVANLGGGAGTSVREVIDAVARAAGREVPHSVGPRRAGDPAVLVAATGRARRELGWRPEHSSIEEIARDAWAWHRAHPRGFGEGA from the coding sequence ATGAAGGTTCTGGTCAGTGGCGGCGCGGGATACATCGGGGGCTTCGTGGCCCGCTCCCTCGAAGAACGGGGGCATGGGGTGGTGGTGCTCGACGATTTTTCCACCGGCCACCGGGGGGCGCTGGGCGGTTGGCCCCTGGTGGAACTGCGCTGCGGCGAGACCGAGGCGGTGGCCGCGGCGATGAAGGCCCGGGGCATCGAGGCGGTGGTGCACCTGTCGGCCCTGAGCCTGGTGGGAGAGTCGGTGCGGGACCCGGGGCGCTACTGGCGTGAGAACGTGGGCCAGGCGGCGGGGCTGCTCGACGCCTGCCGCCGGGCGGGGGTGGAGCGCTTCGTTCTCTCGTCGACGGCGGCGGTCTACGGCGAGCCCGAGCAGGTGCCCATCGTCGAGGAGCACCCCCTGCGCCCGACCAACCCCTACGGGGCGACCAAGGTGGCCATCGAGCAGATGCTGGCCCACTTCCAGGACGCCGCGGGCCTGGGCTGGGTCTCGCTGCGCTACTTCAACGCCGCCGGCGCGGCCCCGGACGGCTCCCTGGGCGAGGACCACGCCCCGGAAACCCACCTGCTACCCCTGGCCTTCGCTGCGGCCCAGGGGACCCGCGGGCCGCTGACCATTTTCGGCGACGACTGGCCCACCCCCGACGGCACCTGCCTGCGGGACTACGTCCACGTCGTCGACCTGGCCGCCGCCCACGTGCTGGCCCTTGAGTGGCTCGAGGCTCATCCCCGGCGGAGCCTGGTGGCCAACCTGGGAGGCGGCGCCGGCACCAGCGTGCGCGAGGTGATCGACGCGGTGGCCCGCGCCGCGGGCCGCGAGGTGCCCCACTCGGTGGGGCCCCGCCGCGCCGGCGATCCCGCCGTGCTGGTCGCCGCCACCGGGCGCGCCCGGCGCGAGCTGGGCTGGCGCCCGGAGCATTCTTCCATCGAGGAGATCGCGCGGGACGCCTGGGCCTGGCACCGGGCGCACCCGCGGGGGTTTGGGGAGGGCGCGTGA
- a CDS encoding DedA family protein, whose product MHTLLALLPLSPATHAYLALMLGIWAASLGVPVPEEVPLLTAGLLAAVGVIELRWAILAGAIACFTGDLFVYMVGRRVGDHLSEHRFLSRVIRGRYVQRAQDLYVRRGPWTLFFARLLPGLKMPFLFTAGALRMSWRRFLFFDLASVLVLVPVLVLLGYHSSASLAQLQRWVRDAGLLGAALAALAVAAVAGAYLIRRRRRQLAAALLLARAEDAADRADERSTRKSA is encoded by the coding sequence TTGCACACCCTGCTCGCGTTGCTGCCCCTCTCCCCGGCCACCCACGCCTACCTGGCCCTGATGCTCGGGATCTGGGCCGCTTCCCTGGGTGTCCCGGTACCCGAGGAGGTTCCTTTGCTCACCGCGGGTCTGCTGGCGGCAGTCGGTGTGATCGAATTGCGCTGGGCCATCCTGGCCGGCGCCATCGCCTGCTTCACCGGAGACCTCTTCGTCTACATGGTCGGTCGCCGGGTGGGCGACCACCTCAGCGAGCACCGTTTTCTCAGCCGAGTGATCCGCGGCCGCTACGTGCAGCGGGCCCAGGATCTCTACGTGCGCCGCGGACCCTGGACCCTCTTCTTCGCCCGCCTGCTGCCAGGCCTGAAGATGCCGTTCCTCTTCACCGCCGGTGCCCTGCGCATGAGCTGGCGGCGCTTCCTCTTTTTCGACCTGGCCTCGGTGCTCGTGCTCGTCCCGGTGCTGGTGCTCCTGGGCTACCATTCCAGCGCCTCGCTGGCCCAACTCCAGCGCTGGGTGCGGGATGCCGGCCTGCTGGGCGCCGCCCTGGCCGCCCTGGCGGTTGCGGCCGTCGCGGGCGCGTACCTGATCCGACGTCGCCGTCGTCAGCTGGCCGCAGCCCTGCTGCTCGCCCGAGCCGAGGACGCGGCGGACCGGGCCGACGAGCGCTCCACGCGCAAGTCGGCCTGA